The genome window TGATATCCCAATCAAAATATTGGTTAAACCATGATTCCTTGCGAAAACTCCCCTTTGCTTTACGCCGTCATCCTGGCGGGTGGTTCCGGGACCAGTCTCTGGCCCCTGTCGCGGATGTTGCAACCTAAACAATTACTGCATCTGCCGGGATGTCAGAATGGCCGCAGCCTGGTGCAAGAAACCGTGGCACGGATCGTTCCATATGTGCCCCCTGATCGGTTAGTGGTAGTGACGCACCGCGAGCAAGAACTGGAGATCCGCCGCCATTCGGAAATGTTAGATGCAGAAATTGCGGCGGCGGCAACAT of Deltaproteobacteria bacterium contains these proteins:
- a CDS encoding NTP transferase domain-containing protein; this encodes MIPCENSPLLYAVILAGGSGTSLWPLSRMLQPKQLLHLPGCQNGRSLVQETVARIVPYVPPDRLVVVTHREQELEIRRHSEMLDAEIAAAATSWQSR